One window from the genome of Roseomonas haemaphysalidis encodes:
- a CDS encoding thiolase family protein, translated as MPYVVKPGVIGVTIMPRIEGDGRSLEELLYDATQAVLKDAGITVEEIDGIVVASNDQYDGRAISIMMASGSVGGVDRDILSTPSAGEHAFVLGALRVACGQYRTQLVLSWSPTEASSIPEAQRLAADPYFHRRLPMDEQASHALQASALMAQVPGLEAAAAAVLEKNRAHGKAAYPDLVAQADANAKPTRWPLPAGSMAPPVTGVVAILLAGEDFIREKNMTDPAWIAGMGWTTEPAFLGDRDLGEAAALREAARQAYAEAGIDGPLGAVQVAEVSDATPFQELMAYEALGLAPRGEWAALTADKRFGADGSLPVNLSGGVTCLNPVYCTGLIRIAEVANQVRGKAGRHQKQGVTRGLAQASSGMAMQYQTVVVLDREQQGAAA; from the coding sequence ATGCCCTACGTAGTCAAACCCGGCGTCATCGGGGTGACGATCATGCCCAGGATCGAGGGCGACGGCCGCTCGCTGGAGGAGCTGCTTTACGACGCCACCCAGGCGGTGCTGAAGGATGCCGGCATCACGGTCGAGGAGATTGACGGCATCGTCGTCGCCTCGAACGACCAGTACGATGGCCGCGCCATCTCGATCATGATGGCCTCCGGCTCCGTCGGCGGCGTGGACCGCGACATCCTGTCCACGCCTTCCGCCGGCGAGCACGCCTTCGTGCTGGGCGCGCTGCGCGTCGCCTGCGGCCAGTACCGCACGCAGCTGGTGCTGTCCTGGAGCCCGACCGAGGCCTCCTCGATTCCCGAGGCGCAGCGGCTGGCGGCCGACCCCTACTTCCACCGCCGGCTGCCGATGGACGAGCAGGCCTCGCACGCGCTGCAGGCCAGCGCGCTGATGGCGCAGGTACCGGGGCTGGAGGCGGCCGCGGCGGCGGTGCTGGAGAAGAACCGCGCGCATGGCAAGGCCGCCTATCCCGACCTCGTGGCGCAGGCCGATGCCAACGCCAAGCCGACCCGCTGGCCGCTGCCGGCCGGCAGCATGGCGCCGCCGGTGACCGGCGTGGTGGCCATCCTACTGGCGGGCGAGGACTTCATTCGCGAGAAGAACATGACCGATCCCGCCTGGATTGCCGGCATGGGCTGGACCACCGAGCCAGCCTTCCTGGGCGATCGCGACCTGGGCGAGGCCGCCGCGCTGCGCGAGGCCGCGCGGCAGGCCTATGCCGAGGCCGGCATCGACGGCCCGCTGGGCGCCGTGCAGGTGGCCGAGGTCTCCGACGCCACGCCCTTCCAGGAGCTGATGGCCTACGAGGCGCTAGGCCTGGCGCCGCGCGGCGAATGGGCGGCGCTGACGGCCGACAAGCGCTTCGGCGCCGATGGCAGCCTGCCGGTCAACCTGTCGGGCGGCGTCACCTGCCTGAACCCCGTCTATTGCACCGGGCTGATCCGTATCGCGGAAGTGGCGAACCAGGTGCGCGGCAAGGCCGGGCGCCACCAGAAGCAGGGCGTGACGCGCGGTCTGGCCCAGGCCAGCAGCGGCATGGCCATGCAGTACCAGACCGTGGTCGTGCTGGACCGCGAGCAGCAGGGAGCGGCGGCATGA
- a CDS encoding thiolase family protein, with protein MSLRDTAAMTGVGETRYQRGATRPSTALQLEAALAAIADAGLRPRDIDGIIPIGITGAPAEELATNLGVEELRFSALTPMGGASSIAAIQCAAAAIQAGLCNHVLIAAGRNVSAGAKAGTRIHQMPQFHLITEFELPLGAIAPAQLYAPMARRHMELYGTTSAQLGEIATTVRAHALLNDNAVMKKPMTLADHQASRMIADPFRLLDCSLETDGGAAFVVSGAERARDMRAPRVLVSGIAEGHPDSPSAITQRGDMTRLGIAKAAPRAFGMAGVTPADIQVAEIYDCFTWVVLCQLEDMGFCAKGEGGGFVEGGRLRLGGALPVNTHGGLLSQAHMLGLNHVVELVRQLRGEAGRAQVRGAELGLCTGYGDMGDGAMAIMRRG; from the coding sequence ATGAGCCTGCGTGACACGGCGGCGATGACGGGGGTGGGCGAGACCCGCTACCAGCGCGGCGCCACCCGCCCATCCACCGCGCTGCAGCTGGAGGCGGCGCTGGCCGCCATCGCCGATGCGGGCCTGCGGCCGCGCGACATCGACGGCATCATCCCGATCGGCATCACCGGCGCGCCCGCCGAGGAGCTGGCGACCAACCTGGGCGTGGAGGAGCTGCGCTTTTCGGCGCTGACGCCGATGGGCGGGGCCAGCAGCATCGCCGCCATCCAGTGCGCGGCGGCGGCCATCCAAGCCGGGCTGTGCAACCACGTGCTGATCGCCGCGGGCCGCAACGTCTCGGCCGGCGCCAAGGCCGGCACGCGCATCCACCAGATGCCGCAGTTCCACCTGATCACGGAGTTCGAGCTGCCGCTCGGCGCCATCGCCCCCGCGCAGCTCTACGCGCCGATGGCGCGGCGGCACATGGAGCTTTACGGCACCACCAGCGCGCAGCTGGGCGAGATCGCCACCACGGTCCGCGCCCACGCCCTGCTGAACGACAACGCGGTGATGAAGAAGCCCATGACGCTGGCCGACCACCAGGCGTCCCGCATGATCGCCGACCCGTTCCGCCTGCTGGATTGCAGCCTGGAAACCGATGGCGGCGCCGCCTTCGTGGTCAGCGGCGCCGAGCGCGCGCGCGACATGCGGGCGCCGCGCGTGCTGGTGTCCGGCATCGCCGAGGGCCATCCGGACAGCCCCAGCGCCATCACCCAGCGTGGCGACATGACGCGGCTCGGCATCGCCAAGGCCGCGCCGCGCGCCTTTGGCATGGCCGGCGTCACGCCTGCCGACATCCAGGTGGCCGAGATCTACGACTGCTTCACCTGGGTGGTGCTGTGCCAGCTGGAGGACATGGGATTCTGCGCCAAGGGCGAGGGGGGCGGCTTCGTGGAAGGCGGGCGGCTGCGCCTGGGCGGCGCGCTGCCGGTCAACACGCATGGGGGGCTGCTGTCGCAGGCGCATATGCTGGGGCTGAACCACGTGGTGGAGCTGGTGCGGCAGCTGCGCGGCGAGGCCGGGCGGGCGCAGGTGCGGGGCGCGGAGCTCGGCCTTTGTACCGGCTACGGCGACATGGGCGATGGCGCCATGGCCATCATGCGGCGGGGATGA
- a CDS encoding thiolase family protein, with amino-acid sequence MSARVGIIGIGQSAFKARRDDASYPDLVREAVTMALNDASMELDDIQAVVYSLSPDAMVGIGNAERVGVDAVGARNKRFLRINTGGATGISSVAAAYYHVAAGACDVVLTAGADKVGECGDSQTVLNKIWDPTYERQLPLGTINMLAMSAVRYMHLYGMTEEDMARVVVKNRWHAAKNPNAHLRKETTVEEVFRSRYISWPVKLFDCCPQSSGGCAMVLASEKYIKENKLDAVWITGVGHSSESYFLGDRMGNGQTADHADAFALKGSFERAYKMAGIKEPRKQVDVAELYAPFSNTEFHSIEAAGLADLGQSPAMLKEGRFQIGGDIPVNTSGGVLCTNAIAVTAMVRVAEVAQQVRGKAGGHQVAGAKIGIASGNGGDHQFFGTMVVEA; translated from the coding sequence ATGAGCGCGCGCGTCGGCATCATCGGCATCGGCCAGTCGGCCTTCAAGGCGCGGCGGGACGACGCCAGCTACCCGGACCTGGTGCGCGAGGCCGTCACCATGGCGTTGAACGACGCGTCCATGGAGCTGGATGACATCCAGGCCGTCGTCTACTCGCTGTCGCCGGACGCGATGGTGGGCATCGGCAATGCCGAGCGCGTCGGCGTCGATGCCGTGGGGGCGCGCAACAAGCGCTTCCTGCGCATCAACACCGGCGGCGCCACCGGCATCTCCTCCGTCGCCGCCGCCTATTACCACGTGGCGGCGGGCGCCTGCGACGTCGTGCTGACGGCGGGCGCCGACAAGGTCGGCGAATGCGGCGACAGCCAGACCGTGCTGAACAAGATCTGGGACCCGACCTATGAGCGGCAATTGCCGCTGGGGACCATCAACATGCTGGCCATGTCGGCCGTCCGCTACATGCATCTGTATGGCATGACGGAGGAGGACATGGCGCGCGTGGTGGTCAAGAACCGCTGGCACGCCGCCAAGAACCCGAACGCGCATCTCCGCAAGGAAACCACGGTCGAGGAGGTGTTCCGCTCGCGCTACATCTCCTGGCCGGTCAAGCTGTTCGATTGCTGCCCGCAATCCTCCGGCGGCTGCGCCATGGTGCTGGCGAGCGAGAAGTACATCAAGGAGAACAAGCTGGACGCGGTGTGGATTACCGGCGTCGGCCATTCCTCCGAGAGCTACTTCCTCGGCGACCGCATGGGCAACGGCCAGACCGCCGACCACGCCGATGCCTTCGCGCTGAAGGGCTCCTTCGAGCGCGCCTACAAGATGGCCGGCATCAAGGAACCGCGGAAGCAGGTGGACGTGGCGGAGCTCTACGCGCCCTTCAGCAACACCGAGTTCCATTCCATCGAGGCCGCCGGGCTGGCCGATCTTGGCCAGTCGCCGGCCATGCTAAAGGAAGGGCGCTTCCAGATTGGCGGCGACATTCCGGTCAACACCTCGGGCGGGGTGCTGTGCACCAATGCCATCGCCGTCACCGCCATGGTGCGCGTGGCCGAGGTCGCACAGCAGGTGCGCGGCAAGGCGGGCGGGCACCAGGTGGCGGGCGCCAAGATCGGCATCGCCAGCGGCAATGGTGGCGACCACCAGTTCTTCGGCACCATGGTCGTCGAAGCGTAA
- a CDS encoding Zn-ribbon domain-containing OB-fold protein, with product MELLKRKEDWKITYTHALGETASWFYVQLRDHGKIYGKRDAKTGRVLVPPRSFSDQSLQPTTDWVEVGPGGRIETFSIVYEEFNNLPPPPYAFGYVLLDGADTAIGGFFKGVDLTDPKAASEKLKIGTRINTKFAEKRIGDVLDFWFEPEAG from the coding sequence ATGGAACTGCTGAAGCGCAAGGAAGACTGGAAGATCACCTACACCCACGCGCTGGGTGAGACGGCGAGCTGGTTCTACGTGCAGCTGCGCGACCACGGGAAAATTTATGGCAAGCGCGACGCCAAGACCGGCCGCGTGCTGGTGCCGCCGCGCTCCTTCTCCGACCAGTCGCTGCAGCCGACCACGGACTGGGTGGAGGTCGGCCCCGGCGGGCGGATTGAGACCTTCTCGATCGTCTACGAGGAGTTCAACAACCTGCCGCCGCCGCCCTATGCCTTCGGCTACGTGCTGCTGGACGGCGCGGACACCGCGATCGGCGGCTTCTTCAAGGGCGTCGACCTGACGGACCCCAAGGCGGCGTCGGAGAAGCTGAAGATCGGCACGCGCATCAATACCAAGTTCGCCGAGAAGCGGATCGGCGACGTCTTGGACTTCTGGTTTGAGCCCGAGGCCGGCTGA
- a CDS encoding nitronate monooxygenase — MRTQLARRLGCEVPIFAFSHCRDVIVEVTKAGGFGVLGASTFSPEQLEQELRWIDEHVAGRPYGVDVLIPANYDKAAEASLGELERLIPDTQRQFLDGLLTEAGVPPLPEDERARVRQELAEGRGGMTPDGARRLLAVALQHSQVKLVVSALGAPPPDVVALLRERGLMIGALCGKVSHATRQRDAGVEVIIAQGTEAGGHTGDIATMVLVPQVVEACPEIPVLAAGGITRGSQIAACLALGAEGVWCGSVWLGTRESELTPFEKDAIFAAKAEDTVRRRARTGKPVRMLRSTLSEAWEQPGAPAYLPTPLQGILYNEAHHRVVRAGRRDLYSFPVGQAVGTMNQETSVREVMLQMQNEYLAATERLAALWED, encoded by the coding sequence ATGCGGACGCAACTGGCCAGGCGCCTGGGCTGCGAGGTGCCGATCTTCGCCTTCTCCCACTGCCGCGACGTGATCGTGGAAGTGACCAAGGCCGGCGGCTTCGGCGTGCTCGGTGCCTCCACCTTCTCGCCCGAGCAACTGGAGCAGGAGCTGCGCTGGATCGACGAGCACGTGGCCGGCCGCCCCTATGGCGTGGACGTGCTGATCCCGGCCAATTACGACAAGGCGGCCGAGGCCTCGCTGGGCGAGCTGGAGCGGCTGATCCCGGACACGCAGCGGCAGTTCCTCGACGGGCTGCTGACCGAGGCGGGCGTGCCGCCTTTGCCGGAGGACGAGCGCGCCCGCGTGCGGCAGGAGTTGGCCGAGGGCCGCGGCGGCATGACGCCGGACGGCGCCCGCCGGCTGCTGGCCGTGGCTTTGCAGCACAGCCAGGTGAAGCTGGTCGTCTCCGCCCTCGGTGCGCCGCCGCCGGACGTGGTGGCGCTGCTTCGCGAGCGCGGCCTGATGATCGGCGCGCTCTGCGGCAAGGTCTCGCACGCCACCCGACAGCGCGACGCGGGCGTGGAGGTGATCATCGCCCAGGGCACCGAGGCGGGCGGCCATACCGGCGACATCGCCACCATGGTGCTGGTGCCGCAGGTGGTGGAAGCCTGCCCGGAGATTCCCGTGCTGGCCGCCGGCGGCATCACCCGCGGCAGTCAGATCGCCGCCTGCCTGGCGCTGGGGGCCGAGGGCGTCTGGTGCGGCAGCGTCTGGCTCGGCACGCGGGAAAGCGAGCTGACGCCCTTCGAGAAGGATGCGATCTTCGCGGCCAAGGCCGAGGACACGGTGCGCCGCCGCGCCCGCACCGGCAAGCCCGTGCGGATGCTGCGCAGCACGCTGTCGGAAGCCTGGGAACAGCCCGGCGCCCCCGCCTACCTGCCCACGCCCTTGCAGGGCATCCTGTACAACGAGGCGCACCACCGCGTGGTCCGCGCCGGGCGGCGGGACCTGTATTCCTTCCCCGTCGGCCAGGCCGTCGGCACGATGAACCAGGAGACCTCGGTGCGCGAGGTCATGCTGCAGATGCAGAACGAGTACCTGGCCGCGACCGAGCGCCTCGCCGCGCTGTGGGAGGACTGA
- a CDS encoding SMP-30/gluconolactonase/LRE family protein — protein sequence MTPISLDAVDFTARDLSRPECVLALRNGTLFVSDKRGGITRIAPDGAQVLLGQGPVVPNGIALLRDGSFAIANLSDSGGVWRLAPDGTLRQEIDSIAGRRLGSVNFVRTDRQGRLWICVSTLRPGEDQYRTDIADGFIALRDERGIRVVAEGLCWTNECLPDEDAGCLYVNETFGRRLTRFSMDADGTLSDRVTVATFGHGDYPDGLTQDAEGGLWVVSVGSNRLIRVAPDGTRQVMLEDSDAAHLEALEQSLQAKRLTRPMIHEARSKRLRNISSLAFSGPDLRTGLMGSLAGDALARFAAPVAGKPPVQWDWSTP from the coding sequence ATGACCCCCATCTCCCTCGATGCCGTGGACTTCACCGCGCGGGACCTGTCGCGCCCCGAATGTGTGCTGGCGCTGCGGAACGGCACGCTCTTCGTTTCGGACAAGCGCGGCGGCATCACGCGCATCGCGCCCGATGGGGCACAGGTGCTGCTGGGGCAGGGGCCGGTGGTGCCGAACGGCATCGCGCTGCTGCGCGATGGCAGCTTCGCCATCGCCAACCTGTCGGATTCCGGCGGCGTGTGGCGGCTGGCGCCGGACGGCACGCTGCGACAGGAGATCGACAGCATCGCCGGCCGGCGTCTCGGCAGCGTCAACTTCGTGCGCACGGACCGGCAGGGGCGGCTGTGGATCTGCGTCAGCACGCTGCGCCCGGGCGAGGACCAGTACCGCACCGACATCGCCGACGGCTTCATAGCCCTGCGCGACGAGCGGGGCATCCGCGTGGTGGCGGAAGGCCTGTGCTGGACCAACGAATGCCTGCCGGACGAGGATGCCGGCTGCCTCTACGTCAACGAGACCTTCGGCCGCCGCCTGACGCGCTTCAGCATGGACGCCGACGGTACGTTGAGCGATCGCGTGACCGTCGCGACCTTCGGCCATGGCGACTACCCGGACGGGCTGACGCAGGATGCGGAGGGCGGCCTCTGGGTGGTCAGCGTCGGCAGCAACCGCCTGATCCGCGTGGCGCCGGACGGCACCCGGCAGGTGATGCTGGAGGACAGCGATGCGGCGCATCTGGAGGCGCTGGAACAGTCGCTGCAGGCCAAGCGCCTGACCCGGCCGATGATCCACGAGGCGCGCTCCAAGCGCCTGCGCAACATCAGCAGCCTAGCCTTCAGCGGGCCGGATCTGCGCACCGGTCTGATGGGCAGTCTGGCGGGCGATGCGCTGGCGCGCTTCGCCGCACCCGTGGCTGGCAAGCCGCCGGTGCAATGGGACTGGTCAACACCCTAG
- a CDS encoding acetate--CoA ligase family protein yields the protein MTQAAIEALLRPRSVTILGASDRSRWSCTAFDNLRQGGFAGTVQLVNRRGGSVHGQAAAQSVAALGEAPDLGLVLLPAEAVAEAVRDLGAAGARSAVILTSGFAELGDAGAAVQREVAEAAGRAGVRLLGPNSLGFINFADGVCAWTTPVRAPTRREGVAIVSQSGATAYFLATLAWRHDVGLSHVVATGNEADLDLAAVALSLLRQPATKSLALFIETLRDPAGFLALAEAALAARKPLVVLKVGTSEVTAKSALAHTGALVGDDRVFDGICAQYGIVRARSVEELLTTADVMGRAGPLRPGGLGIVSNSGGICEIAADSAAARGLVLPELAPEAAAALRETIPGFATPHNPLDLTGAITPEQCEAVVEIVAAQPALAAVLCPYYEVPTEQADMSERLSGLHAALAAGLTRAPVPGFVVSYTATHLTPLSKRIVAETGMPYLACGLDLAVTALAGSARWSGRLRQPPAAVRVAPAPEAERPRSEHAALQVLARHGVPVVPVVLARDAEQAVRAAAAQEGEVVLKIASPDIGHKSDMGGVALGLRGAEAVRTAHDRLRAAALAHAPEAVVEGVLVAPMRPRGIELFVGVTRDPQWGAVLAVGLGGVWVEVLKDVALRLLPVDADEVRRMLESLCGAAMLAGQRGVPAADLDAVAGAIARIGDAALAFGPELVALDVNPLWVRGGQVEALDALCVWQDGEEGA from the coding sequence GTGACCCAGGCCGCCATCGAGGCCCTGCTGCGGCCGCGTTCCGTCACGATCCTGGGGGCCTCCGACCGCTCCCGCTGGTCGTGCACCGCGTTCGACAACCTGCGGCAGGGCGGCTTCGCCGGCACGGTGCAGCTGGTCAACCGGCGCGGCGGCAGCGTGCACGGGCAGGCGGCGGCCCAGAGCGTCGCCGCGCTGGGCGAGGCGCCGGATCTCGGCCTGGTGCTGTTGCCGGCCGAGGCGGTGGCCGAGGCGGTGCGCGACCTCGGTGCCGCTGGCGCACGCTCGGCCGTGATCCTGACGTCCGGCTTCGCCGAACTGGGCGATGCGGGGGCAGCCGTGCAGCGAGAGGTGGCGGAGGCTGCGGGGCGGGCGGGGGTGCGGCTGCTAGGTCCCAACAGCCTCGGCTTCATCAACTTCGCCGATGGCGTCTGCGCCTGGACCACGCCGGTGCGGGCACCGACGCGGCGCGAGGGCGTGGCCATTGTTTCGCAAAGCGGGGCCACCGCCTATTTCCTGGCCACCCTGGCCTGGCGGCACGATGTCGGGCTGAGCCATGTGGTGGCCACCGGCAACGAGGCCGATCTCGACCTCGCCGCAGTCGCCCTGTCGCTGCTGCGGCAGCCGGCGACGAAATCCCTGGCGCTGTTCATCGAGACGTTGCGCGACCCGGCCGGCTTCCTGGCCCTGGCCGAGGCTGCGCTGGCGGCGCGCAAGCCGCTGGTGGTGCTGAAGGTCGGCACGAGCGAGGTGACGGCGAAGTCGGCGCTGGCGCATACCGGCGCCCTGGTGGGCGACGACCGCGTCTTCGACGGCATTTGCGCGCAATACGGCATCGTCCGCGCCCGCTCGGTCGAGGAGCTGCTGACCACCGCCGACGTGATGGGCCGCGCCGGGCCGCTGCGGCCGGGCGGTCTCGGCATCGTCTCCAACTCGGGCGGCATCTGCGAGATCGCCGCCGACAGCGCGGCCGCGCGCGGCCTGGTGCTGCCGGAGCTGGCGCCGGAGGCGGCGGCGGCGCTGCGCGAAACCATCCCCGGCTTCGCCACCCCGCACAACCCGCTGGACCTGACCGGCGCCATCACGCCAGAGCAGTGCGAGGCGGTGGTGGAGATCGTCGCCGCCCAGCCGGCGCTGGCCGCCGTCCTTTGCCCTTACTACGAGGTGCCGACGGAACAGGCGGACATGAGCGAGCGGCTCAGCGGGCTGCACGCCGCGCTGGCCGCCGGCCTGACCCGCGCCCCCGTCCCGGGCTTCGTAGTCAGCTACACCGCCACGCATCTCACGCCGCTGTCCAAGCGCATCGTCGCCGAAACGGGCATGCCCTACCTCGCTTGTGGCCTGGACTTGGCGGTGACGGCGCTGGCCGGCAGCGCCCGCTGGTCCGGACGACTGCGACAGCCGCCCGCCGCCGTGCGCGTGGCGCCGGCCCCGGAAGCGGAACGTCCCCGCTCGGAGCATGCGGCCTTGCAGGTCCTGGCACGGCACGGCGTGCCCGTGGTGCCGGTCGTGCTGGCGCGGGATGCCGAACAGGCCGTGCGGGCCGCCGCCGCGCAGGAGGGCGAGGTGGTGCTGAAGATCGCCTCCCCCGACATCGGCCATAAGTCGGACATGGGCGGCGTCGCGCTGGGGCTGCGTGGCGCGGAGGCGGTGCGAACGGCGCATGACCGGCTGCGCGCCGCCGCCCTGGCCCATGCGCCGGAGGCGGTGGTGGAGGGCGTGCTGGTGGCGCCGATGCGCCCGCGCGGCATCGAGCTCTTCGTCGGCGTGACGCGGGATCCGCAATGGGGCGCGGTGCTGGCCGTGGGGCTGGGTGGCGTCTGGGTGGAGGTGCTGAAGGATGTCGCCCTGCGCCTCTTGCCGGTGGATGCCGACGAGGTGCGGCGGATGCTGGAAAGCTTGTGCGGCGCCGCCATGCTGGCCGGCCAGCGCGGCGTGCCGGCCGCCGACCTGGATGCCGTGGCGGGAGCCATCGCCCGCATCGGCGACGCGGCGCTCGCCTTCGGGCCGGAGCTCGTGGCGCTGGACGTCAATCCGCTCTGGGTGCGCGGCGGGCAGGTGGAGGCGCTGGACGCGCTCTGCGTCTGGCAGGATGGAGAGGAGGGGGCATGA
- a CDS encoding Bug family tripartite tricarboxylate transporter substrate binding protein, with product MKRSEFLKAALAVLACGGAIPAALAAEEYPARPVKLVSGFAPGGGTDILGRIVAQRFSELWRGNMLVENRSGASGSVGAAYAARSAPDGYTVLLAPNSYTITPHVQPNPGFDILRDFAPVGMIATSPLVLAVNPKLPVRTVAELIAYAKAHPRELNQGSAGSATAPHLAGELFNLMAGTTIAHVPYRGSGPAVTAQLANEVQLSFGPLNAIEGFVRDGALRVIAVLGAERYAGLPDVPTVAESGLPDYAVDLWYALLVPAGTPAPIVSKLNADLNRLLAEEATRRSLYEKGFVTAPGTPAALADVIRADFARWKSVTERVEIKLD from the coding sequence ATGAAAAGATCCGAGTTCCTGAAGGCCGCCCTCGCGGTCCTGGCCTGCGGCGGGGCGATCCCCGCCGCCCTGGCCGCGGAGGAATACCCCGCCCGCCCGGTGAAGCTGGTGTCCGGCTTCGCCCCGGGCGGCGGCACCGACATCCTGGGGCGTATCGTCGCGCAGCGGTTCAGCGAGCTGTGGCGCGGCAACATGCTGGTCGAGAACCGCAGCGGCGCGTCGGGCAGCGTCGGCGCCGCCTATGCGGCGCGCTCCGCCCCGGATGGCTACACGGTGCTGCTGGCGCCCAATTCCTACACCATCACGCCGCATGTGCAGCCCAACCCGGGCTTCGACATCCTGCGCGACTTCGCGCCGGTCGGCATGATCGCCACCTCGCCGCTGGTGCTGGCGGTGAACCCGAAGCTGCCGGTGCGCACGGTGGCCGAGCTGATTGCCTATGCCAAGGCGCATCCGCGCGAGCTGAACCAGGGCAGCGCGGGCTCGGCCACCGCGCCGCACCTGGCGGGCGAGTTGTTCAACCTGATGGCGGGCACCACCATCGCGCATGTGCCGTATCGCGGCTCCGGCCCGGCGGTGACGGCGCAGCTGGCCAACGAGGTGCAGCTGTCCTTCGGCCCGCTGAATGCCATCGAGGGCTTCGTACGGGACGGGGCGCTGCGCGTCATCGCCGTGCTCGGCGCGGAGCGCTACGCCGGCTTGCCGGACGTGCCGACGGTGGCCGAAAGCGGGTTGCCGGATTACGCGGTGGACCTGTGGTATGCGCTGCTCGTGCCCGCTGGCACACCCGCGCCCATCGTCAGCAAGCTGAACGCCGACCTCAACCGCCTGCTGGCCGAGGAAGCAACGCGGCGCAGCCTGTACGAGAAGGGCTTCGTCACCGCCCCCGGCACGCCTGCCGCCCTGGCCGATGTCATCCGCGCCGACTTCGCGCGCTGGAAGTCGGTGACGGAGCGCGTCGAGATCAAGCTGGATTGA
- a CDS encoding Bug family tripartite tricarboxylate transporter substrate binding protein, translated as MQPGSVIPVPFGRRAALAGAAALLATPALAQPRAAGPIRLVVGFPPGGSGDIFARLVADPLREELGRTVIVENRPGAGGLTAAEYALRAPADGSVLMMHTGSSAVSAPIARKVPPYDPVHDFSWVALLSEAPFALALNPRLPATDLKGFIAYAKARPGQLSYSSAGIGTTVHLAAEAFNDAAGIQVLHIPYQGSGPAITDAINGTVAYNVETFGTLLPHHKGGALRIVSAMAAERTAISPETPTMREDGIDVTAGTYNLLAAPPNTPREVLAPVAAAIGRVMARPAVQAQLQGLGIAGVTQSDPDGARRFVSAEIARWTPVVHRLRLAL; from the coding sequence ATGCAGCCCGGCTCCGTCATTCCGGTTCCGTTCGGCCGCCGCGCCGCGCTCGCGGGGGCCGCCGCATTGCTGGCCACCCCGGCGCTGGCGCAGCCGCGCGCCGCCGGCCCGATCCGCTTGGTGGTCGGCTTCCCGCCCGGCGGCTCCGGCGACATCTTCGCGCGCCTGGTGGCGGACCCGCTGCGCGAGGAGCTGGGCCGCACCGTGATCGTCGAGAACCGCCCCGGCGCGGGCGGGCTGACGGCGGCGGAATACGCGCTGCGGGCGCCGGCCGACGGATCGGTGCTGATGATGCACACCGGCTCCTCCGCCGTCTCGGCGCCGATCGCCCGCAAGGTGCCGCCCTACGACCCGGTGCACGACTTCTCCTGGGTAGCCCTGCTGTCCGAGGCGCCCTTCGCCCTGGCGCTCAACCCGCGCCTGCCGGCCACCGACTTGAAGGGCTTCATCGCCTACGCCAAGGCCCGGCCGGGGCAGCTTTCCTACAGCAGCGCCGGCATCGGCACGACGGTGCATCTGGCGGCCGAGGCCTTCAACGATGCCGCCGGCATCCAGGTGCTGCACATCCCTTACCAGGGCAGCGGCCCGGCCATCACGGACGCGATCAACGGCACCGTCGCCTACAATGTCGAGACCTTCGGCACGCTGCTGCCGCACCACAAGGGTGGCGCGCTGCGCATCGTCTCCGCCATGGCGGCGGAGCGCACCGCCATCTCGCCAGAGACGCCGACGATGCGGGAGGACGGGATCGACGTCACCGCCGGCACCTACAACCTGCTGGCGGCGCCCCCCAACACTCCGCGCGAGGTGCTGGCGCCGGTCGCCGCCGCCATCGGCCGCGTCATGGCTCGCCCGGCGGTGCAGGCGCAGCTCCAGGGGCTCGGCATCGCCGGCGTGACGCAATCGGACCCGGATGGCGCGCGCCGCTTCGTTTCCGCGGAGATCGCCCGCTGGACGCCGGTGGTGCACCGCCTCCGGCTGGCGCTGTGA
- a CDS encoding Zn-ribbon domain-containing OB-fold protein encodes MTDTTAARPLPHASDLTRPYWQGAAQGKLLIQRCLDCGTLRHYPRYICDHCHSFETEWVPSSGRGRVHSWMVAHHPYHPAFTDVPYTLVTVDLEEGVRALGRYSVADGAGLRLDLPVTLRMEPVAEGVALPFFTPAED; translated from the coding sequence ATGACCGACACCACAGCCGCGCGGCCGCTGCCGCACGCCTCCGACCTGACCCGCCCCTACTGGCAGGGCGCGGCGCAAGGCAAGCTGCTGATCCAGCGCTGCCTGGACTGCGGCACGCTGCGCCACTACCCGCGCTACATCTGCGACCATTGCCATTCCTTCGAAACGGAATGGGTGCCGAGCAGCGGCCGCGGCCGTGTGCACAGCTGGATGGTGGCGCACCACCCCTACCACCCCGCCTTCACGGACGTGCCCTACACGCTGGTGACGGTGGATCTGGAGGAGGGCGTGCGGGCGCTCGGCCGCTACAGCGTGGCGGACGGCGCCGGGCTGCGGCTGGACCTGCCGGTGACGTTGCGCATGGAACCGGTGGCCGAGGGCGTCGCCCTGCCATTCTTCACCCCGGCGGAGGACTGA